A region from the Corticium candelabrum chromosome 14, ooCorCand1.1, whole genome shotgun sequence genome encodes:
- the LOC134190402 gene encoding uncharacterized protein LOC134190402: MAEKLFVKHFLLPDRILRADFLTDKGILNVIVGYAPTEQCEEVVKDEFYQQLDVAMHKTGSLVVVLGDFNAKLGKAVSKVVGPFGLSKSTSDNGVRLIEFCQAHNLGITNTSFQHKNIHTATWYSPNPKLQPSLKDYVLVKQSMQKMVHDTRVRRGPNFDSDHKLVCSKMVLKLQKPRGKRRVKTFTRDVLSDPIALGKYRNNVMTRFTQRLSTETEAMWSDFCSAIMDSANEHLNAVQTRKNRWISECTVQLIAKKREAHIAWMRCQENEMTRKHYVSLCKQVKQAVRQDKEEWLLKQASDLESDLKHHNHYEFFRKLKNFDHVPIQPASVILDEHGQKLLCTDDQLDRWKRHFASVLNVRRPIAIDSGMVVRSVGSGTPLSEEEITNAIKKLKNNRASGNDGITAELLKAGPTELFDWLPELLQQVWSSGRVPQDWKDSVLVPVFKKNDRLICDNYRGISLLSVPGKVLANILLKRLKQSVEPLLLEAQCGFRPGRGTIDQICGEKSSKFEVTTGVRQGCTMSPVLFNLVIDKIVYEALNKAKVGGVEIEYRKEGSLYMNYRVKAQETSVIKAAMYADDLALIGKTSGELQKLVDSLHESCCKWGMKISIKKTKVLSIGYEQAHILLDSSVLENVTEFTYLGSIMSQDGGCIAEIDARISKASKVFGSWKKRVFTNRQFSISTKMKIFRALVRPVLLYGCETWSVTQPNLQRLNTFHMWCIRSILGVSRWNKIKNSDNLERACEDPIDMTIQKQRLQWLGHLLRMNDNRPQKQLLRSRLSNATKPTHGPKQRWIDVVTRDLRSLHISLRDADDRAAWRSAITLRCQNP, from the exons ATGGCTGAAAAGCTGTTTGTGAAGCACTTTCTTCTACCAG ATAGAATATTGCGTGCTGACTTTCTCACTGACAAAGGAATTTTGAATGTCATTGTTGGTTACGCTCCAACAGAACAATGCGAAGAGGTAGTTAAAGATGAATTTTATCAACAACTTGATGTTGCCATGCATAAGACAGGTTCGCTTGTTGTTGTGCTGGGTGACTTCAATGCTAAACTGGGAAAGGCGGTTTCAAAAGTTGTTGGTCCGTTTGGTCTATCAAAGTCAACCAGTGACAACGGTGTTAGACTGATAGAATTTTGTCAAGCACATAACCTGGGAATCACAAACACCTCTTTCCAGCATAAGAATATACACACTGCCACTTGGTATTCTCCTAATCCCAAATTACAACCAAGTCTAAAAGACTACGTTTTGGTAAAGCAGTCTATGCAAAAAATGGTACATGATACAAGAGTACGACGAGGACCAAATTTTGACAGTGACCACAAACTTGTTTGTAGTAAGATGGTACTGAAACTTCAGAAGCCACGTGGGAAAAGACGAGTGAAAACCTTTACACGAGACGTACTCAGTGACCCTATTGCTCTAGGCAAATATCGAAATAACGTCATGACTAGATTCACACAAAGATTATCTACTGAGACTGAAGCTATGTGGTCTGATTTTTGTAGTGCAATTATGGACTCTGCAAATGAACACCTCAATGCTGTTCAAACTAGGAAGAATAGATGGATTTCTGAGTGTACAGTTCAGTTGATAGCTAAGAAACGTGAGGCTCACATCGCTTGGATGAGATGTCAGGAAAACGAGATGACTAGGAAACATTATGTTAGTTTGTGCAAACAAGTGAAACAAGCAGTTCgacaagacaaagaagaatgGTTGCTTAAACAAGCATCTGATTTAGAATCTGACCTGAAACACCACAATCATTACGAATTTTTCAGGAAGCTCAAAAACTTTGATCACGTACCCATTCAACCTGCCTCAGTAATTTTAGATGAGCATGGTCAGAAACTACTTTGTACTGATGATCAATTAGATCGTTGGAAGAGACACTTTGCCTCGGTATTAAATGTCAGACGTCCTATTGCAATAGACTCTGGAATGGTTGTACGCTCTGTTGGGTCTGGTACTCCACtcagtgaagaagaaatcaCCAATGCTattaaaaagttaaaaaataatagagcATCTGGTAATGATGGAATAACAGCTGAATTACTGAAAGCTGGGCCTACGGAGCTTTTTGATTGGCTACCTGAGCTTCTTCAACAAGTTTGGTCTTCAGGAAGAGTGCCACAGGATTGGAAAGATTCAGTCCTTGTCCCTGTCttcaagaaaaatgacagactaatATGCGACAATTATCGTGGTATTTCATTACTCAGTGTACCCGGAAAGGTATTAGCAAATATTCTTCTGAAACGACTTAAACAGTCAGTTGAACCTCTACTACTAGAAGCCCAATGTGGTTTTCGTCCGGGTAGAGGAACGATTGATCAAATATG TGGCGagaagtcatcaaaatttgaagttacAACTGGTGTACGTCAGGGTTGTACTATGTCTCCTGTATTATTTAATCTCGTCATAGACAAGATTGTATATGAAGcactaaacaaagctaaagttggcggagtagaaattgaatacaggAAAGAGGGAAGTCTCTACATGAACTACAGAGTCAAAGCTCAAGAAACTAGTGTCATTAAAGCTgctatgtatgctgatgatttagCTTTAATTGGGAAGACCTCCGGTgaactacaaaagttagtagacagtctacatgagtcctgctgtaaatggggaatgaaaatcagcatcaagaaaacaaaagttttgagcattgGCTACGAACAGGCACATATTCTTCTTGACagttctgttcttgaaaacgttacagagtttacttacttggggagtatcatgagccaagatggtggatgcattgctgaaattgatgctcgtataagcaaagcaagtaaagttttcggttcctggaagaaaagggtatttaccaacaggcagttttcaatctccacaaaaatgaaaatttttcgtgctttggtgagacctgttttgctatatggatgtgagacttggtccgttacacaaccaaacttgcaacgtttaaatacattccacatgtggtgcattcgatcgattcttggtgtctcaagatggaataaaatcaagaattcagacaatttagaacgagcttgtgaagaccctattgatatgacaatacagaaacaacgtttgcaatggctgggccatctgctacgcatgaatgacaatcgtccccaaaaacaactacttcgcagcagacttagtaatgcaacaaaaccaacacatgggcctaaacagagatggatagatgttgtcacaagagacctcagatcattacacatcagtcttcgtgatgctgatgatcgtgctgcttggagaagcgctattacgctgcgttgccaaaacccatag